The proteins below are encoded in one region of Maribacter aestuarii:
- the mreC gene encoding rod shape-determining protein MreC, protein MQQIINFLIRYKIFLLYAFLLLVSIIFTVQSHSYHQSKFFNSSNYISGSIYETATNITSYFKLREENKKLVRENQQLRFQLYNREEKMGYSLGDSTLQNYTVTQGKVIKNSYSDQRNYITIDKGNNDSIKQDMGVITGKGILGIVENTSANFATVQSILNEKSNINAKIKNSNHFGSLVWDTKNYNVVQLIDIPRLVPLTIGDTIVTGAMSSIFPENIPIGTIKKFDLDSSKSFYYIDVALFNDMTNIKNIYIIKNLNRPEILELEAEIQ, encoded by the coding sequence ATGCAGCAGATAATAAATTTTCTGATCAGGTACAAAATCTTCTTGTTGTACGCTTTCTTGCTTCTCGTTTCCATAATCTTTACGGTACAATCGCATTCTTACCATCAGTCTAAATTCTTTAATTCTTCCAATTATATTTCCGGAAGCATTTATGAGACCGCAACAAATATCACCTCCTACTTCAAATTAAGGGAAGAAAACAAAAAGCTGGTCCGAGAAAATCAACAATTGCGCTTTCAACTGTACAATCGGGAAGAAAAGATGGGCTATTCCTTGGGCGACTCAACTTTACAAAACTACACGGTAACACAGGGGAAGGTTATAAAGAACAGTTATTCGGATCAACGTAATTACATTACCATAGACAAGGGAAACAATGACAGCATAAAACAAGATATGGGTGTCATTACGGGGAAAGGAATTTTAGGTATCGTAGAGAACACCTCCGCAAATTTTGCAACGGTACAGAGCATCCTTAATGAAAAATCCAATATCAACGCAAAAATCAAGAATTCCAATCATTTTGGCTCTTTGGTTTGGGACACCAAGAACTATAATGTAGTGCAGTTGATAGATATTCCAAGACTAGTTCCTTTGACTATAGGTGATACCATCGTTACCGGGGCTATGAGTAGTATCTTCCCCGAGAACATTCCTATAGGTACCATAAAAAAGTTTGATTTGGATAGCTCTAAAAGCTTCTATTATATTGATGTTGCCTTGTTCAATGACATGACCAATATTAAGAACATCTATATCATCAAGAATTTGAACAGGCCAGAAATCCTTGAACTAGAAGCGGAAATTCAATGA
- the mreD gene encoding rod shape-determining protein MreD, producing the protein MLVLVQVLVFNRLNFFGFINPMVYILFIYWYPIKENRTIFIGISFLLGFLIDIFSDTLAINAAATITIAYLRPTIMRFVFGVNYEFQSFKLNNTTKAQQFTFLALLIMIHHMVYFTMEIFSFANILMILQKTLAIGAASLVLCLLFGSLFSTKKE; encoded by the coding sequence ATGCTAGTCTTGGTACAAGTACTCGTATTTAACCGTTTGAATTTCTTCGGCTTCATCAATCCCATGGTGTATATACTATTTATTTATTGGTATCCCATTAAAGAGAACAGGACTATATTTATTGGTATAAGTTTTCTTCTAGGTTTTCTTATTGATATTTTTTCCGATACCCTAGCGATAAATGCAGCGGCCACAATCACCATTGCCTATTTAAGGCCAACTATCATGCGTTTTGTTTTTGGAGTGAATTATGAATTTCAAAGTTTTAAACTAAACAATACGACCAAGGCACAACAATTTACTTTTTTGGCGTTATTAATTATGATACATCACATGGTATACTTTACTATGGAAATTTTTAGCTTTGCCAATATCTTAATGATATTACAGAAGACCTTGGCGATAGGGGCCGCATCTTTGGTGTTATGCCTATTATTCGGCTCCTTGTTTAGTACAAAGAAAGAATGA
- a CDS encoding DNA/RNA non-specific endonuclease, with amino-acid sequence MGIRAKNRKIYTVLILVCVVGFWLFENFYTPSTYSTTEAQVISNGFPQELYPSSSTGEIVHHSYFSLSYKEPFEQAEWVAYELKEEHLTYDDRKRPYFIEDPWVKSKSADWRNYKGSGYDRGHLCPAGDRRFSEMAYNETFYTSNISPQDREFNAGIWNRLEMKVRSWAKNYNHLYVITGGILEDGLEEIGQEDVDVPKYFYKVIAKKRTNEWDVLGFIIPNKEQSRPLQNFTVPIDQIEKRTGIDFFEKMDEREQAEIEGEVYSRNWEF; translated from the coding sequence ATGGGAATACGTGCAAAAAATCGAAAAATCTATACTGTTTTAATTTTGGTTTGTGTGGTAGGATTCTGGTTGTTCGAAAATTTCTACACCCCAAGTACCTATTCAACAACCGAGGCCCAGGTCATTTCAAATGGCTTTCCCCAAGAACTCTATCCGAGTTCCTCAACTGGAGAAATAGTACATCATTCATATTTCTCGTTATCTTATAAGGAACCTTTTGAACAAGCAGAATGGGTGGCTTACGAGTTAAAAGAAGAGCACTTGACCTATGATGATAGAAAAAGGCCCTATTTTATTGAAGATCCTTGGGTGAAAAGCAAATCTGCGGATTGGCGTAACTACAAAGGCTCCGGTTACGACAGGGGACATCTTTGCCCGGCCGGGGATAGAAGATTCTCTGAGATGGCGTACAATGAAACATTTTATACCAGTAACATTAGTCCACAGGATAGGGAATTTAACGCGGGTATCTGGAACCGACTGGAAATGAAGGTCCGTTCTTGGGCAAAAAATTATAATCATCTGTATGTGATAACGGGAGGAATTCTGGAGGATGGGCTGGAGGAGATAGGCCAAGAAGACGTAGATGTCCCTAAATATTTCTATAAAGTAATCGCAAAAAAAAGGACTAACGAATGGGATGTTTTGGGATTCATCATTCCTAACAAGGAACAGAGCAGACCTTTACAGAATTTTACGGTTCCCATTGACCAAATAGAAAAGCGTACCGGTATCGATTTTTTTGAAAAAATGGATGAGAGGGAACAGGCGGAGATTGAAGGTGAAGTATATTCCCGAAACTGGGAATTCTAA
- the msrB gene encoding peptide-methionine (R)-S-oxide reductase MsrB produces MVLTWKDVIHFSVSGNPEPDKRVEKTESEWKELLTPEEFRITRKKGTEAPHTGALCSVHDAGKYECICCGTPLFDSTIKFESGTGWPSFTQPIKENAIKYSKDSSFGMVRVEVMCNTCDAHLGHVFPDGPEPSGLRYCINSASMKITKEEQHG; encoded by the coding sequence ATGGTATTAACATGGAAGGACGTCATTCATTTTTCGGTCAGCGGAAATCCGGAACCGGACAAAAGGGTAGAAAAAACTGAAAGTGAATGGAAAGAATTATTAACTCCGGAAGAATTTAGGATTACAAGGAAAAAAGGTACGGAAGCACCGCACACCGGAGCACTTTGTAGTGTGCATGATGCTGGAAAATATGAATGCATTTGTTGTGGCACGCCATTATTTGATTCTACTATAAAATTTGAATCTGGAACGGGATGGCCAAGTTTTACACAACCAATCAAAGAAAACGCTATTAAATATAGTAAGGACAGTTCATTTGGAATGGTAAGGGTTGAGGTAATGTGTAATACGTGCGATGCGCATTTGGGACATGTGTTTCCAGATGGTCCAGAACCCAGTGGGTTACGCTATTGCATTAACTCGGCATCAATGAAAATAACAAAGGAGGAACAGCATGGATAA
- the msrA gene encoding peptide-methionine (S)-S-oxide reductase MsrA, with product MDNSNRTLATMGGGCFWCTEAVFQEVKGVSSVVSGYTGGTAPGRPTYREICSGLTGHAEVIQITFDSSVISFADILRIFMTTHDPTTLNRQGADVGTQYRSVIYYHDENQRKTAESVLKEMGEYYDNPIVTELSPLGIFYDAEDYHQDYYKNNQSQGYCQAVINPKLSKLRKLHAEKLKK from the coding sequence ATGGATAATTCAAATAGGACACTTGCCACCATGGGAGGAGGATGCTTTTGGTGCACTGAAGCCGTATTTCAAGAAGTAAAGGGAGTTTCTTCGGTCGTTTCCGGATATACCGGAGGAACAGCGCCCGGCAGACCAACTTATCGTGAAATTTGTTCCGGTCTTACAGGTCATGCAGAAGTAATTCAAATCACGTTTGATTCTTCAGTAATCTCCTTTGCGGATATTCTGAGGATATTCATGACCACGCATGATCCTACCACCTTAAATAGGCAGGGAGCGGATGTTGGAACTCAGTACCGATCGGTAATTTATTATCACGACGAAAATCAGCGCAAAACTGCTGAATCCGTATTGAAGGAAATGGGCGAATATTATGATAACCCTATTGTAACAGAACTGAGTCCTTTAGGTATCTTCTATGACGCCGAAGACTATCATCAAGATTACTACAAGAACAATCAGTCTCAGGGCTATTGCCAGGCTGTAATAAATCCTAAACTGTCCAAATTGAGGAAATTACATGCTGAAAAGCTTAAAAAATAG
- a CDS encoding carboxy terminal-processing peptidase, translated as MRRNLAYFLIVMLVAVASCSFTNKSFENDDKDKLLLDLITYVLEKGHYEPKDIDDDFSVSVFEDFIDVIDPTKRYFIASDIAEFEQYKFQIDDQIKNTDITFFNAVYERLIQRMEDAKDIYKDVLNEPFDYNQDESISIEYDKELFAADKSDLKERWRKQLKYATLGTYDSKISHMEKDADAVGDDHDHSAHSLEEAEMESRKSTEATLDEFFDFVDDLERKDWFVQYINTIVDEFDPHTFYFAPDDKEKFDMNMSGKFEGIGARLQKKPEGAKIVEIISGGPVWRDQSLEVGDEIIKVGQNGEEPINIVGMRLDDAIKLIKGAQGTVVDLTVRKVDGSLQEVSLTRDVVELEESYAKSANIIKGDQKFGIINLPKFYVDFEDYSERNAASDVAKEVERLKQEGAEGLILDLRDNGGGSLKTVVEMAGLFIKDGPIVQVRSSGKGKDVYDDKDERIQWDGPLVVLVNELSASASEILAAAMQDYKRAIVIGSKQTFGKGTVQNVIPLDNIVRSNEHGDLGAIKLTTQKFYRINGGSTQLEGVKSDVVVPDKYSYIDLGERDQSNPLKWDKITPADYKIWDGYIDYEQTIANSKRRMEANPQIKLIEENAKWLKGEQDETEISLNYTTYKEEKEKDKEQSDYFKTLSDYDSKLTFKSLRYEEELFTKDSVLREKRNRWHTNLAKDVYVEEAVNVLQDLKLNNIKNGKLASVKD; from the coding sequence ATGAGAAGAAATTTAGCCTATTTCTTAATTGTAATGCTCGTGGCGGTTGCCTCATGTAGTTTTACGAATAAATCTTTTGAGAACGACGACAAGGATAAATTACTCCTTGATTTGATTACATACGTTTTGGAAAAAGGACACTATGAACCAAAGGACATCGATGATGACTTTTCTGTTAGTGTTTTCGAGGATTTCATTGATGTAATCGACCCTACCAAGAGATATTTCATCGCATCTGATATTGCTGAATTTGAACAGTATAAGTTTCAGATAGATGATCAAATAAAAAATACTGATATAACATTTTTCAATGCGGTTTACGAGCGTCTAATACAGCGCATGGAGGATGCCAAGGATATCTATAAAGATGTTTTAAACGAACCTTTCGACTATAACCAGGACGAAAGCATCAGTATAGAATATGACAAAGAGTTGTTCGCAGCTGATAAATCCGATCTAAAGGAGCGTTGGAGAAAGCAGTTGAAATACGCCACATTAGGAACCTATGATTCAAAAATTAGTCATATGGAGAAAGATGCCGATGCCGTTGGAGACGATCATGACCATAGTGCCCATTCACTCGAAGAGGCGGAGATGGAATCAAGAAAATCTACAGAGGCCACCTTAGATGAGTTTTTTGATTTTGTTGATGATTTGGAACGAAAGGATTGGTTCGTACAGTATATCAATACGATTGTGGACGAGTTTGACCCTCACACTTTTTACTTTGCACCGGACGATAAGGAGAAATTTGATATGAACATGTCGGGTAAATTTGAAGGTATTGGTGCACGTCTTCAGAAAAAGCCTGAAGGAGCCAAAATTGTCGAAATCATTTCCGGTGGACCGGTATGGAGAGATCAAAGTTTGGAAGTAGGTGATGAGATAATTAAGGTAGGACAAAATGGAGAGGAGCCCATTAATATTGTTGGGATGCGTTTGGACGACGCCATAAAATTGATAAAGGGAGCACAGGGCACTGTTGTAGATTTGACCGTGCGCAAAGTGGATGGTTCCTTACAAGAGGTTTCTTTAACAAGGGACGTTGTAGAATTAGAGGAATCCTACGCAAAATCGGCCAATATCATTAAGGGGGACCAAAAATTTGGAATTATCAACCTACCTAAGTTTTATGTTGATTTTGAGGACTACAGTGAACGAAATGCCGCTTCTGACGTGGCCAAGGAGGTAGAAAGATTAAAACAAGAAGGTGCAGAAGGTCTGATTCTGGATTTAAGGGACAACGGAGGGGGATCGCTCAAAACCGTTGTGGAAATGGCCGGATTGTTCATAAAAGATGGACCGATTGTACAAGTACGTTCCAGTGGAAAGGGTAAAGATGTATATGATGATAAGGATGAAAGAATTCAATGGGATGGGCCATTGGTAGTCCTGGTGAACGAACTTTCCGCATCGGCATCCGAGATTTTAGCAGCTGCTATGCAGGATTATAAAAGGGCTATAGTTATTGGAAGTAAACAGACCTTTGGAAAGGGAACGGTACAGAATGTGATACCATTGGATAACATAGTACGTAGTAACGAACATGGTGATTTGGGAGCTATTAAGTTGACCACACAGAAGTTCTACCGAATCAATGGAGGTTCCACACAATTGGAAGGCGTTAAGAGTGATGTTGTAGTTCCGGATAAGTACAGTTATATAGACCTTGGGGAGCGTGATCAGTCCAATCCGTTAAAGTGGGATAAAATTACCCCAGCAGATTATAAAATTTGGGATGGGTATATCGATTACGAACAAACGATTGCCAATAGTAAGAGAAGAATGGAAGCCAATCCTCAGATTAAACTTATAGAGGAGAACGCCAAGTGGTTGAAGGGAGAGCAGGACGAAACCGAGATTTCCTTGAACTATACAACATATAAAGAGGAAAAAGAAAAAGATAAAGAACAGTCCGACTATTTTAAAACACTCTCGGATTATGATTCTAAATTAACCTTTAAGTCTCTAAGATATGAAGAGGAGCTTTTTACAAAAGACTCCGTGCTAAGGGAAAAGAGAAACCGTTGGCACACAAATTTAGCTAAGGACGTATATGTCGAGGAAGCGGTTAATGTACTTCAAGATTTGAAATTGAACAATATTAAGAATGGTAAATTAGCTAGCGTTAAGGATTAA